In Chlorobiota bacterium, the sequence GCTTCTTCCAATTTCTGCGCGGCAGCTTCCTTTGCGGCCAGCGTTGCGCGGTTCACGGCAATGATGATTAAATCTTCCAATGCCTCCTTATCGCTTGGTTGCAGCAGCGATGGATCAAGCACCAGCTTGGTAAGCTCGCCATGCCCGTTTGCGGTGGCGCGGACCGCACCGCCGCCGGCTTCTTCGGTCATCAGCAGCTCGTGAAATTTCGATTGCGCTTCGTCCATCTTCCGCTGGACTTCTTGCATCTGCTGCATTGCTTGCATCAGTTGGTTGGTCATTGCCGTGGTCTCCGTGTGGTTGTTGGTTTGGTTGATATTCTTGTTGCCGATTGCGGCCCCGCGTTGCCGGGCGAATGGTTGCCCGGGGGACGTGCGCAGCGGTTACTTGTTTCGGGATTGCTCAAACAACACGTGGTGCGTTTTCTGCAAGGCTTCGGCGGCGTGATGTTCGGCAACGCCAAGCAGGATGATGTGGTCGCTTGAGCCAGCAACCACAAAGCCGATGGGGATTTCCCCAAGCGCGGCAAGTGGCCGGCCCAACGCCCCTGGCTGGTTCCGCAGCCCCGCGCCGATCATGCAAATCACCGCCATTTCTGGCATCAGCTCCACCACGTAGTTGGCTTCCAGCCCGGCAAGGATAAGGTCGTTGAACCCCGCCGCTTCCACCGTGATGATTGCGCGTGCTTCGGCGATTGCGGCGCACTGAATCGGCAGCCCGTGCGCCGCGAACACCCCCAACGCTTTCTGGAACCCAAGCGATGTTGCGCGCGGGTCCCGCGGACCAACCATCACCGAAAGCATTCCCCGTTTCATGGTGATGGAGTGGATGCCCGGGGAAATTGGCGAGCCGTCGGGAAGGATGCGTGTGCCAGCATCGTCGGGACGGATGGAGTTTTTAATCACCACCGGAATCGCCCGCTCCACCGCCGGGACGATGGTGTCTGGGTGGATCACTTTTGCGCCGAACCACGCCAGCTCACGCGCTTCGGTGAAGGTGACGTGCGGAACAACCTGGGCTTGCGGAACCGCCCGCGGGTCCGCCGTCAGGATTCCGCTAACGTCGGTCCAGATTTGAATTTCGGTGGCGTGCAACGCCGCCCCAACCAGCGCGCCGGTGTGGTCCGATCCCCCGCGGCCAATCGTGGTGGTGACCCCGTCCAACGTTGCGCCAACGAACCCTTGCGCCACCACAACATCGTGGCTCTGGATCAGTGGCACCAATCGCTTTGCAACCGCAGCATCAATCTGCGGCATCAGCGGGCGGGCATTGACGAAGTTGGCATCGGTGATGATGAACTGGCGGCTGTCGGCAACCGCCGTGTGCCACCCTGCGGCGCGGAACGCATCGCCAAGCAACTGGCTGGAAAGCCGCTCGCCGTAGCTGGCAAACGCGTCCAACGTGCGCGGGGTTAATTCCCCCAGCAGCACCACGCCGCGAGCAAGCTGTTCGACTTCATCAAGCAGTGTGGTCAGCACGGTTTTGCAGGAATGTTCGGCGGGCAATCCCAGGTCGTGCAAAATCTCCAAGTGCCGCTGGCGAAGCTGGTGGACCCGCTGCAACGCGCCGTGCAAATCGCCAGCCCCGCAGCTTTGGGCGGTGGCAAGAAGCAGATCGGTGACACCGGCGCAAGCGGAGGTGACAACCACCGGATGGTTGCCCCGCTCCCGTTCAACAATCGCCACCACGCGGCGCATTGCTTGGGCATCCTTCACGGAGGTCCCGCCAAACTTCAGAACGATTGGCTGCCCCGTTTTTTCTTGGCTCTGTTCGGTCACTCCTCTTCCTCCATGTTGGCCTCGGGATAATCCTCCTGGTCATCGCCGTGGTGATCTTCGGATTGGCCGTCCGCGCTGCTTCCGTGCATCTCCATTTCGGAATCGGTGCCGCCAGCTGGGGCGGCCAGCAGCAGCGCGCCTTCGCTAATCAGCCACAGGACCATGCGCTTGGCCTCGTCCAGCGAAACACCGTACATGTAGGTGAACCGCCAGATGTCAATCGGTGCGCGCCACAGCTCCACCATAAAGGCTTGGTCCATCGTCAGCCGCCCTTTTGCGGCAACAACGTCCAGCGCGGCGTTCAGCATCAGCTTCCCTTCATCGGGGGTGATGCTTTGCTCGCTGAAGATGAGGTTCTGCTGCTCAACAAGGTCGCAAATCAGGAACCCCCGGCGTTTGGGAAGAAGGTCGTTAAGGTAGCCAAGGCTAACAACGTAGGGGTCCTCATCATCGCCCCATAAATCGTTCCAAACGGGGGGATCGTTTTGGCGCAGCCATTCAAAGAATTGCTGCTCCCGTTGGGGAAGGCGGATCAAGGTGTTGCTGCCAAATCGCGCCACCAGTTCTTGCGCCTGCTCGGCGGAAAGGTCGCTCATCTCAGCATCGCTCATCTCGGCGATGTGGATATCGGTGTTTGCCGGCTGCAGCCGGTTCATCAGCAGGGAAAAGGAGTCTAAATTCATGGGGGGCGAAAATACCATGTGGCCCTGTTCCGGCAAGGTTCGGAAGCGTGAGCAAGCCGCGCCAACGGTTCGGCATCTGGGGAGCAAGCGGAAGGGGGCGGCGTATCTTACCGACTCTTACACGCCGGCCCGCATCAGAACGGGGCAACGTTCGTCGGTGGCCGGGGGATTGGAGCCAGTGGTCACCTTCCTCACATCAAGGTGGTGAAAACAGATTCCGCAGGCAGCCGATCCCTTCCTAAACAACCCATAACCATGAACCTCCGCTTTTTACCTCTGCTTCTCCTGCTGTTTGCAGCAATGCCGTTGGCGGCATCTGCCGATGAGATTGACCGCCTGGTTCAGCAGGGAATGGACCAGCTGTACAACGTGCAGTTCGATGCCGCCGCCGCAAGTTTCGACCAAGCAATTCGGCTGGACCCGAAGGACCCTCGCGGGCATTTCTACCGTGCGAACGTCCATTTATGGAGCTACTTGTTTGCGCGGCAGCAGGTGCAGTCGGTGCTGTATTTCAATGCCAGCGACCGGGTGATTAAGGTTGCCGAAGCGCGGCTAAGCACCAACCCCCGCGACCAACGTGCGCGGATGTTTTTGGGGATGACCTACGGCTACCGTGCCATTGCCAACGCCCGCGCCGAAAACGCGATGTCGGCAGCACTCTCGGCCAAAACCTGCTACGACCATCTGAACGAAGTCGTGAAGGCGGACCCGAAGCTGGCCGATGCGCAGCTTGGGTTGGGAATCTTTCACTTCATCGTTGGCTCGGTCCCGAAAGCCGCGGGGGTGTTGGCGGGGCTGGGCGGGGTGAAAGGGGATGCGCAGTTGGGATTGCGCGAGATTGAAAACGCCGCCGCACGCGGATTCTACTTCCGCAACGATGCCAAGCTGGTGCTGGCGTTGCTGAACATCTACTACCGCGACAACTTCAAAGCTGGCGAAGCAGTGCTAAGCGAAATGGCGCGGAAGTACCCGAAGAACGTCGCCATTTTCTACGCGCTGGGCAGCACCTACCTTGACCAAAACCAGCCGGAAAAAGCGGTGGTTTATCTGGACAAAGTGGCGCAGCTGGGGAACAGCGATTTCCGCAGCATCACCGATTTCAGCTACGCCCGCTGCGGCATGGCGTTCTTTGCCCAAAACAATTTTGCACGCGCAAAAACCTACCTGCAAAAATTCCTCCGCCGCAGCGATGAGAAGATGCTAAAGGCCTACGGCTGGTATCTGTTAGGTGTCTGCTTGGAGCTGGAAGGGGGGCGGAAGGATGCGGTGGAGGCGTACAAACGGGCGTTGCAAAGCCCAAACTACGGCGCGCCGGAGGACATCGTGGCGCACCGCCGGGCAAAGATGTTAATGGCCACGCCGCTGACCCCAAACGACAAGGAAGCAATCAAAGCACTGAACAACGCTGCCGCAAGCAATTTTGATGGAGCCATTGCCACGGCCAGCGCGCTGCTTGCCCGCCGCGACGCAACCCCGGCGCAAAAAGCGCAGGCCCACTACGCCATTGGCCTGGGGTTGCAAGGGGAGAAGCAGTACGCAAAAGCGATGGAATCCTACCGGAGCGCGGTTGCGATTGGGAAGCATCCCGAGACGTGGGTTGCGCCGTTCAGCTTCCTTCACATTGCCGAGTGCTACCTGAAACTTGGCGACCGCACCAACTGGCGGAAGAACATCGAGACCGCCAAGACATTCCACGGCTACGACAACGAAAAAATCCTCCGCTTCCGAATTGAGCGGGATGTGACGATGATTGATTGATTGATTGATAGATGGATGGATGGATGAACTGATTGCGAGCCGCCTGCTGAAGGAGTATTGAAGCTGCTTTCCTGGCTCCATGAATCACTCCCAAATCTCCCGCCAGGCTTCGTACTCCGATGGCCGCAAGCGGTAGCGGGCAATGTTCCCCGCGTGCAGCGAGTGGAGTTCGCGATGCACAACTTCAGCAAAACGCAGCCGGTCCAGTTCCGGCACGCTCCGAAGTGCCGATTCTCTGATAGAAAGATCCGCCTCTTTCCTGCCAAGTTTGTTTTTGACAATCGCACCAACTGTGGCAATCAGCAGTTCGCGATAGCGCACCTTGAACTCATCCGGCTGGCCAAGCGATTGCCGCACCGCTGTGTACCGCTGGCTAGACCGCTGATATGCCCACACAAAAAGATCGCGTAGCAGATCCACGCTGTTCAATTCGTAAACCCCTAGCAGGCCGCAGATGTACGTTTGCACCGGCACCCCCACAAACGATAGCGGACACAAGTTGCGGCGGATAAGGGGGATGTTTGCCGACAGCCGCGAGACCCGCTTGTTCACATCCTCGAACGGCTGCAAGTAGGGAAGGTGAACCATCGCAAAAAAGGCTTGCTCAAACGGGTCAAGAATCGCTTCGGCTGTGTCAAGAACTTGTTGGAAGCATTCCTCGATCAGCTGCGGACCTTCTAATGGAAGGAATGCTGAGTTTGCAATGCCCACCGAACGCGCACGAATCCGCCCGCACGCCATTGGGTCGGCCAGCAAGTTGTCGGAAAGCAACGCATGGAGGTTGCAGATGGTGTAGCGATTAAAGCCGATCTCATCGGCCTGTTCCACCAGAAGCTCAATGGCCGCCTTGTGGTTCAGGATCATCTGGGTTTCCTGCGCATCCTTCCCTCCGGCAATGCTGCTGTCGCCCGCAAGCAACCGCTGCGTATCCAGCAAGGAGTAGGTGTTCCCCTCAAGCCGACTAGAGTTCCAGGTTAGATCAATGAGCACGCGGTGGAAAATCTGGCGGAGATAGGTCCCGGCCGGAAGATGTTCCTCCAACGGGCGGCCAACGTTCATCAGATGTTGGCGAGTATCCGCCGGCAAGTAAAACGTTTCGTTCGGGCGGTAGGCATCAAGGAAGCGATGATTGTAGCCAACGGGCTTCCGTTGCTGAATCGGCTGGCGAACATACTTCTGGATTTTTTTTCCGGCAGGTGAAAGCCGGATAACCTCCTCGGCTTGCCCCTCCATGTCGGCATCGGTGGCGGGTGCTTGGCTTGGCTGGAAGGGGGTGTCGGTTCGGCGGTAGCGGATGGCCCTGGCGCGCCCGTCAGCAACCACCAAATGTTGCTGAACCAGCTGGCGCAACCGCCGCTGCAACGTGCGCCGGGAAAAAGCAAATTGGGGCAATGATAGAAGCTCCTCCATCGAGGCCCCATTGGGGAAGCGGGATATGGCGTGCAGAAGGGCATCCATATCCGATGGTGGTGTCGGCTGCGGCATCGTTATTGTCTGCTGGAAAGGAGTCCGAATCGCGCCACCAAAATAGTTCATGTGGCGCGATTCGCGAGAATCGCGCCACATGAATTTAGATTTTGGCCTGATTTACAGGGTTCGCGCCGTTGTGTTTGATTGATGTGGCGCGATTTCTGCGAATCGCGCCACATCCATGGCATTCATCCATCACCCTGTTGTGGCTGTTCACTCGCAATCTTTCCAACAGAGTTGGAGGGCTGTTTTGTTCGGCATCATTCTCCAATTCTTCTCTCAAATTCTTCTCTCACCTCGGCTCGGTTTTTTCACCCCTCCATCAGCTTCCTCACAATCGCTTCCGCTGCGTTTGGTTTGCCCAGTGTGCGGGCGTTGCGGCGCATGGTGGCAAGCTGGGCGGGGTTGTCCAGAAGGCGGTCAATCTTCCAGCCAAGCACCGGCAGGTTGTTGCAGCGGATTGCCACCCCTTGCTCCAGCAAATGGTCCGAGTTCCGCTCCTCCTGCCCGGGAATCGGGTTTACGATCACGAAGCCAAGCCCGCGCGCTAACGCTTCGCTGGTGGTAAGCCCCCCAGGCTTGCCAAGCAGAAGGTCGCTTGCGGCCATCAGCTCATCCACCTGCGTGGTGAACCCAAGCGCGTGGACCGCAACGTGCGGGCCAACTAGGCTCGCCGCTTGCTGCGTAAGCCGGTCCTTCAGTTCGGCATTCCGCCCGCACAGCACCACCACTTGCGCGTTGTGGCGCATGGTCCCGATTGACTCAATCATGTGCTCCAGCGGTCCCACGCCAAACCCTCCGGCGGAAACCAAAATGGTGGTGCGGTCCTGGGCCAGGCCATGCTTGCGGCGCATCTCCGTTGCATCTTTTGGGGCGGCAAACACGGGGTCAATCGGGATTCCGGAAGTGGTGATTTTGCCTTCCGGTATTCCCAGCCGGCGCAGGTGTTCGGCGGTTTCTTCCAACGCCACGAAGTACCGCTCGTAATGGTGGCATAACCACAACGCGTGGATGTCGAAATCGGTGACGACGATCGCTTGCTTACTGCTGATTTTCCCTTTGGCTTTCAGCCAGGAGATGATCTCCGCAGGAAGGAAGTGCGTGCAAACCACGATCTCCGGCTGATACTGCTTCATCATGCGGATAAATCGCCCGGTGTTCAGCTTGTCGAACGCCAGCCGCATCCGCTCGTTCTTCCATGGGCGGTCGGTTTGGTCGTACAACCAGCCAAGCACTTCGGGGGCGTTGTTCGCTGCCTCGATATACGCCCGCGAGTACAAGTTCCGGAAGAGCTTGTTGGTATATTGCAGCGTGTCAATGTGGCGCACGCTGCGGGCCGCACCAAGCTGGTGGAAGGCCTGCTCAATGGCTTGCGCTGCGCGGATATGCCCCGCACCAGCGGAGGCCGAAAGAATCAAAACGTTGTTGAACATTTGGGAGCAAGATAGATGAAAAGCGACGCACTCCGGATTGGAATGAAGGTTAAGCATCCGATCTATGGAACCGGAACAATCCGCGGACTAACCGAACAAACCGTTGAAATTCGTTTCGACGACGGCAACAACCGAACCGTCTCGCCCGAGGCAAGCGCGCTGCAACCTGCCGAACCGATTGCAAGCGTGGAAGGCTTAGAGGTCCCGTTGGGGCAGTTCATCCGGCAAACGGCCGAGGCCGTGGTGGGAAGCCTGGGATTGCAAAAGCCGGACTCTATGGTCCACAAGCTGGGAACCCGCTGGAACGGCGGAACCATGGTGCTAAGCCCAGCGGACACCACGCTGCAGGCAAAGGAACTTCCGATTGAGGTCTTCTTCCACAAAATCGTGATGATGCGGAACCAGCTGCGGGTGCTGGAGCAAAAAATCAACGCCCACGAAGGGTTAAGCGATGGGGAGAAAGTGGAGTTCCAGCAGTACATCACCCGCTGCTACGGCTCG encodes:
- a CDS encoding YbaB/EbfC family nucleoid-associated protein yields the protein MTNQLMQAMQQMQEVQRKMDEAQSKFHELLMTEEAGGGAVRATANGHGELTKLVLDPSLLQPSDKEALEDLIIIAVNRATLAAKEAAAQKLEEATGGFMPDISGLMGQ
- a CDS encoding aspartate kinase, translated to MTEQSQEKTGQPIVLKFGGTSVKDAQAMRRVVAIVERERGNHPVVVTSACAGVTDLLLATAQSCGAGDLHGALQRVHQLRQRHLEILHDLGLPAEHSCKTVLTTLLDEVEQLARGVVLLGELTPRTLDAFASYGERLSSQLLGDAFRAAGWHTAVADSRQFIITDANFVNARPLMPQIDAAVAKRLVPLIQSHDVVVAQGFVGATLDGVTTTIGRGGSDHTGALVGAALHATEIQIWTDVSGILTADPRAVPQAQVVPHVTFTEARELAWFGAKVIHPDTIVPAVERAIPVVIKNSIRPDDAGTRILPDGSPISPGIHSITMKRGMLSVMVGPRDPRATSLGFQKALGVFAAHGLPIQCAAIAEARAIITVEAAGFNDLILAGLEANYVVELMPEMAVICMIGAGLRNQPGALGRPLAALGEIPIGFVVAGSSDHIILLGVAEHHAAEALQKTHHVLFEQSRNK
- a CDS encoding DUF3808 domain-containing protein, which produces MNLRFLPLLLLLFAAMPLAASADEIDRLVQQGMDQLYNVQFDAAAASFDQAIRLDPKDPRGHFYRANVHLWSYLFARQQVQSVLYFNASDRVIKVAEARLSTNPRDQRARMFLGMTYGYRAIANARAENAMSAALSAKTCYDHLNEVVKADPKLADAQLGLGIFHFIVGSVPKAAGVLAGLGGVKGDAQLGLREIENAAARGFYFRNDAKLVLALLNIYYRDNFKAGEAVLSEMARKYPKNVAIFYALGSTYLDQNQPEKAVVYLDKVAQLGNSDFRSITDFSYARCGMAFFAQNNFARAKTYLQKFLRRSDEKMLKAYGWYLLGVCLELEGGRKDAVEAYKRALQSPNYGAPEDIVAHRRAKMLMATPLTPNDKEAIKALNNAAASNFDGAIATASALLARRDATPAQKAQAHYAIGLGLQGEKQYAKAMESYRSAVAIGKHPETWVAPFSFLHIAECYLKLGDRTNWRKNIETAKTFHGYDNEKILRFRIERDVTMID
- a CDS encoding Fic family protein; translated protein: MPQPTPPSDMDALLHAISRFPNGASMEELLSLPQFAFSRRTLQRRLRQLVQQHLVVADGRARAIRYRRTDTPFQPSQAPATDADMEGQAEEVIRLSPAGKKIQKYVRQPIQQRKPVGYNHRFLDAYRPNETFYLPADTRQHLMNVGRPLEEHLPAGTYLRQIFHRVLIDLTWNSSRLEGNTYSLLDTQRLLAGDSSIAGGKDAQETQMILNHKAAIELLVEQADEIGFNRYTICNLHALLSDNLLADPMACGRIRARSVGIANSAFLPLEGPQLIEECFQQVLDTAEAILDPFEQAFFAMVHLPYLQPFEDVNKRVSRLSANIPLIRRNLCPLSFVGVPVQTYICGLLGVYELNSVDLLRDLFVWAYQRSSQRYTAVRQSLGQPDEFKVRYRELLIATVGAIVKNKLGRKEADLSIRESALRSVPELDRLRFAEVVHRELHSLHAGNIARYRLRPSEYEAWREIWE
- a CDS encoding glycosyltransferase, translated to MFNNVLILSASAGAGHIRAAQAIEQAFHQLGAARSVRHIDTLQYTNKLFRNLYSRAYIEAANNAPEVLGWLYDQTDRPWKNERMRLAFDKLNTGRFIRMMKQYQPEIVVCTHFLPAEIISWLKAKGKISSKQAIVVTDFDIHALWLCHHYERYFVALEETAEHLRRLGIPEGKITTSGIPIDPVFAAPKDATEMRRKHGLAQDRTTILVSAGGFGVGPLEHMIESIGTMRHNAQVVVLCGRNAELKDRLTQQAASLVGPHVAVHALGFTTQVDELMAASDLLLGKPGGLTTSEALARGLGFVIVNPIPGQEERNSDHLLEQGVAIRCNNLPVLGWKIDRLLDNPAQLATMRRNARTLGKPNAAEAIVRKLMEG